One Thermofilum pendens Hrk 5 DNA segment encodes these proteins:
- a CDS encoding ATP-binding protein — MEVGRVVTVYGQSLLRFAVHEDKLGYLARPGAYVKVEASGGWSYAMVVSFNLLDELYRKSRIVEELEGYPEIRPSRNELVAMLVGYYDGKGFVRGVPELPRPGQKVYLADGEELARFVGSGDIAIGRLSQNPEVRYTLSLDMLCSRHFAVLAMTGAGKSNAVAVILGEILEKFPYSRVVVVDTHNEYVPLAEKFDRVRVLSPAGRIARLVEARYGVKPSPLEVPIWTLGLEEIAGLLRLDPTRATKQVMYLRGALQEVRRARYKYAGADDPIYFRAEELLGYLEGLQKSSRQRYDRSLDDLVLKLEMLLENSELRYVTRPRNSDRLYEGLGGEEPRRSVEAYMRVYGALLEPGVTLIALGGLASDAQVSTAATILKSLWRIITASVLAGKPQPTLLVVEEAHNYAPQGRWSPAREILEKIAKEGRKFGIGLGVVSQRPRELSQTLLAQCGTLIALRTANPRDQEYILGSMEDVMREMVEGLSGLVTGEALISGSAAPLPGIVRIDSFPERYGVNLGGKDIDWRAAWSTPQPKADLAEYVLGEPEEEEEERKTSTIDKFL, encoded by the coding sequence GTGGAGGTTGGAAGGGTAGTTACGGTGTACGGGCAGAGCCTCCTGAGGTTCGCGGTCCACGAGGACAAGCTGGGCTACCTGGCGAGGCCGGGCGCGTACGTGAAGGTGGAGGCCTCCGGCGGCTGGTCCTACGCGATGGTCGTCAGCTTCAACCTTCTCGACGAGCTGTACAGGAAGAGCAGGATAGTGGAGGAGCTCGAGGGCTACCCGGAGATAAGGCCGTCCCGGAACGAGCTCGTAGCGATGCTCGTCGGCTACTACGACGGCAAGGGCTTCGTGAGGGGTGTCCCGGAGCTACCGAGGCCCGGGCAGAAGGTCTACCTAGCGGACGGGGAGGAGCTGGCGAGGTTCGTCGGCTCCGGGGACATAGCGATAGGCAGGCTCTCGCAGAACCCCGAGGTCAGGTACACCCTCTCGCTCGACATGCTCTGCTCGCGCCACTTCGCCGTCCTAGCGATGACGGGCGCCGGGAAGTCCAACGCAGTCGCGGTGATACTCGGCGAGATACTCGAGAAGTTCCCCTACTCCAGGGTCGTAGTTGTGGATACGCACAACGAGTACGTCCCGCTGGCCGAGAAGTTCGATAGGGTGAGGGTCCTGAGCCCCGCCGGCAGGATAGCGAGGCTCGTGGAGGCTAGGTACGGCGTGAAGCCGTCCCCGCTCGAGGTCCCGATATGGACCCTCGGGCTCGAGGAGATCGCGGGGCTACTCCGATTGGACCCCACGAGGGCGACGAAGCAGGTCATGTACCTGCGCGGCGCCCTCCAGGAGGTCCGGAGGGCTAGGTACAAGTACGCGGGGGCCGACGACCCCATATACTTCAGGGCGGAGGAGCTCCTCGGCTACCTGGAGGGGTTGCAGAAGTCGTCGAGGCAGAGGTACGACCGCTCCCTCGACGACCTCGTCTTGAAGCTCGAGATGCTCCTCGAGAACAGCGAGCTACGCTACGTGACTAGGCCGAGGAACAGCGACAGGCTCTACGAGGGGTTAGGCGGCGAGGAGCCCCGGAGGAGCGTCGAGGCGTACATGAGGGTCTACGGGGCCCTGCTGGAGCCTGGCGTCACGCTGATAGCGCTGGGAGGGCTCGCTAGCGACGCCCAGGTATCGACCGCCGCGACCATACTCAAGTCGCTCTGGAGGATAATAACGGCCAGCGTCCTCGCAGGCAAGCCCCAGCCAACGCTCCTGGTAGTCGAGGAGGCCCACAACTACGCCCCGCAGGGGAGGTGGAGCCCCGCACGCGAGATACTGGAGAAGATAGCGAAGGAGGGTAGGAAGTTCGGCATAGGGCTCGGGGTCGTGAGCCAGAGGCCCAGGGAGCTCTCGCAGACGCTCCTAGCCCAGTGCGGGACGCTGATAGCGCTTAGAACGGCGAACCCGAGGGACCAGGAGTACATACTCGGGAGCATGGAGGACGTGATGCGCGAGATGGTTGAAGGGCTCTCGGGGCTCGTGACCGGCGAGGCTCTCATCTCGGGCTCCGCCGCCCCCCTGCCCGGCATAGTCAGGATAGACAGCTTCCCCGAGAGGTACGGCGTCAACCTGGGAGGCAAGGACATAGACTGGAGGGCGGCGTGGAGCACGCCCCAGCCGAAAGCAGACCTAGCGGAGTACGTGCTCGGAGAGCCGGAGGAGGAAGAGGAGGAGAGGAAGACCTCCACCATAGACAAGTTCCTCTAG
- a CDS encoding PLP-dependent cysteine synthase family protein: MDLRRIGELVGKTPVLELDVPPGKVYVKLEYTNPTGSHKDRIAVYMLRSAVEEGVLRPGGSFVEASSGNTAVSLAWAGVLAGFKPIIFAEDTISKGKLGLLLGMGAEVHLVPRKPWGDPDHYVNAAKRFAEENGLPFLNQYGNEANWRAHYETTGPELLSQTGGVDAFVMGIGTGGTVIGIGKYLKERVPEARVVGVVPKGSPIAGGRLGDNIEGLASTFVPELYERHGRVVDSVEEVSLADALSSLKDLLRAGVLAGPSTGASFHVARRLASRGLRVAIIAADSVLRYPDLLSTQ; the protein is encoded by the coding sequence GTGGACCTGCGCAGGATCGGGGAGCTCGTCGGGAAGACTCCGGTGCTAGAGCTGGACGTGCCGCCCGGCAAGGTCTACGTGAAGCTCGAGTACACGAACCCTACGGGTAGCCACAAGGACCGCATAGCCGTCTACATGCTGAGGAGCGCCGTGGAGGAGGGGGTTCTGAGGCCCGGGGGAAGCTTCGTCGAGGCTTCGAGCGGCAACACGGCTGTAAGCCTCGCGTGGGCCGGGGTACTGGCGGGCTTCAAGCCCATCATATTCGCGGAGGACACAATCTCCAAGGGGAAGCTCGGGCTACTGCTAGGCATGGGGGCGGAGGTCCACCTGGTTCCGAGGAAGCCCTGGGGCGACCCGGACCACTACGTGAATGCTGCGAAGAGGTTCGCGGAGGAGAACGGCCTGCCCTTCCTCAACCAGTACGGGAACGAGGCGAACTGGCGGGCCCACTACGAGACGACGGGGCCGGAGCTGTTGAGCCAGACAGGCGGCGTAGACGCGTTCGTAATGGGGATAGGCACCGGGGGAACGGTGATAGGCATCGGGAAGTACCTGAAGGAGAGGGTCCCCGAAGCCCGGGTGGTCGGCGTCGTGCCCAAGGGCTCCCCCATCGCCGGCGGCAGGCTCGGAGACAACATAGAGGGGTTAGCGTCGACGTTCGTCCCGGAGCTCTACGAGAGGCATGGGCGCGTGGTGGACTCCGTGGAGGAAGTCTCCCTCGCGGACGCCCTCTCCTCGCTGAAGGACCTCCTGCGCGCGGGAGTCCTCGCGGGGCCCTCCACGGGCGCGAGCTTCCACGTGGCGAGGAGGCTCGCCTCCAGGGGCCTCAGGGTCGCGATAATCGCGGCGGACTCGGTGCTGAGGTACCCCGACCTTCTATCCACGCAATAA
- a CDS encoding HEPN domain-containing protein, with amino-acid sequence MNNLELARSHINQALEIVRQATEALEGGNYPYVVRQCQETVELLLKAALRIVGIEPPKWHDVGPVLRRERARFPAWFQERVDELASISRSLRKEREAAMYGDEESGLPPEELYTRMDAEKALRDAKITLELVRQLYEEAARLSRGAGGEA; translated from the coding sequence TTGAATAACCTGGAGCTCGCTAGGTCCCACATAAACCAGGCCCTGGAAATCGTGAGGCAAGCGACCGAGGCTCTGGAAGGCGGCAACTACCCCTACGTTGTTAGGCAGTGCCAGGAGACCGTAGAGCTACTACTCAAGGCGGCGCTTAGAATCGTGGGCATCGAGCCGCCTAAATGGCACGACGTCGGCCCCGTGCTTAGAAGGGAGAGGGCAAGGTTCCCGGCGTGGTTCCAGGAGAGGGTAGACGAGCTCGCGTCGATCTCGAGGAGCCTTAGGAAGGAGAGGGAAGCGGCCATGTACGGGGACGAGGAGAGCGGCTTACCCCCGGAGGAGCTGTATACGAGGATGGACGCCGAGAAAGCCCTCAGAGACGCAAAGATAACCTTGGAGCTCGTCAGGCAGCTTTACGAAGAAGCTGCGAGGCTTTCGCGGGGCGCGGGCGGGGAGGCTTAG
- a CDS encoding nucleotidyltransferase domain-containing protein produces the protein MKFGVEHIPEPYRALVVGLLESLLRLYGGSLVSLVVYGSVARGSPRRDSDLDLLVVFEDLPKSRVERVRLFERAEDEVQPLLDELMEKGYYVSLSPVIKTREEAGRFSPLYLDMVEDAVIVYDKGGFFEGVLRALSERLRRLGARRVWVSGRAWYWVLKGEYRFGEVVELE, from the coding sequence ATGAAGTTTGGCGTTGAGCATATCCCGGAGCCTTACAGGGCGTTGGTTGTCGGGCTACTAGAGTCCCTGCTAAGGCTCTACGGGGGCTCCCTGGTTTCCCTGGTCGTCTACGGTAGCGTGGCTAGGGGGAGCCCGAGGAGGGACAGCGACCTGGACTTGCTCGTAGTCTTCGAGGATTTGCCGAAGTCGAGGGTGGAGAGGGTTAGGCTGTTCGAGAGGGCTGAGGACGAGGTACAGCCGTTGCTCGACGAGCTGATGGAGAAGGGGTACTACGTGTCCTTGTCCCCGGTCATCAAGACTAGGGAGGAGGCTGGGAGGTTCTCGCCGCTATACCTGGACATGGTCGAGGACGCGGTGATAGTATACGACAAGGGCGGCTTCTTCGAGGGCGTGCTGAGGGCGCTGTCGGAGAGGCTGAGGAGGCTCGGAGCTAGGAGGGTGTGGGTGAGCGGTAGGGCGTGGTACTGGGTGTTGAAGGGCGAGTACAGGTTCGGCGAGGTGGTAGAGCTTGAATAA
- a CDS encoding ABC transporter permease gives MESSRSTRVEGLRGLLLEFEAAALAGLKNYFRYAAWLVSDIVTTPAWLILLIVPILLFLPKERWSDQVVLNTLFWGMILWDVVGAGLWSFGMTIRREQQTGTLEFLLITNANRAVLFSRSLYSRLISLPLSILYTYAIFTAIFGVNVLLLEPLHAVAALFVGLVASMGFGLLYGAAVFRFKNVGPLTSILQFVFLGLCGVFFPVTALPEPLRIPAYLLPFTYTGDLLRHHAAGTETLLPVGLEWIVFLAETAAYLVAGFASLALVEKNLKRKGLLGAY, from the coding sequence ATGGAGAGCTCTCGAAGTACTAGAGTAGAGGGGCTACGGGGTCTTCTCCTGGAGTTCGAGGCGGCGGCGCTCGCGGGGCTTAAGAACTACTTCAGGTACGCGGCGTGGCTCGTCTCGGACATAGTTACTACGCCGGCGTGGCTCATCCTCCTCATAGTGCCCATCCTGCTGTTCCTCCCGAAGGAGCGCTGGAGCGACCAAGTAGTGCTGAACACTCTCTTCTGGGGCATGATACTGTGGGACGTGGTGGGGGCGGGGCTCTGGAGCTTCGGGATGACGATCAGGCGGGAGCAACAGACGGGAACACTGGAATTCCTATTGATCACCAACGCCAATAGAGCCGTGCTCTTCTCGAGGAGCCTCTACTCGAGGCTCATCTCTCTACCCCTATCGATACTCTACACGTACGCGATCTTCACTGCGATCTTCGGCGTAAACGTGCTACTACTGGAGCCTCTACACGCTGTCGCCGCGCTTTTCGTAGGCCTCGTGGCATCGATGGGCTTTGGCTTGCTCTACGGAGCGGCAGTCTTCAGGTTCAAGAACGTTGGCCCTCTAACCAGCATACTGCAGTTCGTCTTCCTGGGGCTCTGCGGCGTCTTCTTCCCCGTCACCGCGCTGCCGGAACCCCTGAGGATACCTGCCTACCTGTTGCCCTTCACGTATACCGGCGACTTGCTGAGGCACCACGCGGCGGGGACGGAGACCCTGCTACCCGTAGGGCTGGAGTGGATAGTCTTTCTAGCGGAAACCGCGGCTTACCTAGTAGCCGGTTTCGCGTCCTTGGCTCTCGTGGAGAAGAACTTGAAGAGAAAGGGGCTACTCGGAGCCTACTAG